One window from the genome of Rufibacter tibetensis encodes:
- a CDS encoding carboxylate-amine ligase — MNEFTLGVEEEFMVVDPVTRELTSHDQKIVDAAQKIHEDQVKAEMHQAVVEVGTSICRNTDEARAEVIKLRKTVATLAGELGLRIGAAGTHPFSHWQHQLITDHPRYFDIVNELQEAARSNLIFGLHVHVGFQSREMAMHIANGVRYFLPHVYALSTNSPFWEGRNTGYKSFRTKVFDKFPRTGIPDYFNSIEEYDSYIKLLVKTNCIDNAKKIWWDVRVHPFFDTIEFRICDCPMLVNETMAFTAIFQAICAKLYKLRLQNLKFITYSRALINENKWRAARYGIDGKMIDFGRELEVNTRSLVLELLDFIDDVVDELGSRNEINYVHQILEHGTGADRQLEVYSKNQSFTDVVDYITSQTLQGVDV, encoded by the coding sequence TAGGGAGTTGACCTCGCATGATCAGAAGATTGTGGATGCCGCGCAAAAAATTCATGAAGACCAGGTAAAGGCAGAAATGCACCAGGCCGTAGTGGAGGTGGGTACCAGCATTTGCCGAAACACCGATGAGGCACGAGCCGAAGTAATTAAGCTGCGCAAAACGGTGGCAACCCTGGCCGGTGAGCTGGGGTTGCGCATCGGGGCGGCTGGTACTCACCCCTTTTCGCATTGGCAGCACCAATTAATCACAGACCACCCGCGGTACTTTGACATTGTGAATGAATTGCAGGAAGCGGCCCGTTCAAACCTTATCTTCGGGTTGCACGTGCACGTGGGTTTTCAGAGCAGGGAGATGGCCATGCATATTGCCAATGGTGTCCGGTACTTTTTACCGCACGTGTATGCCTTGTCTACCAATTCCCCTTTCTGGGAAGGCCGGAATACCGGATATAAATCTTTCAGGACAAAAGTCTTTGATAAATTTCCAAGAACCGGTATTCCAGATTACTTCAATAGCATAGAGGAATATGACAGCTACATCAAACTTTTGGTGAAAACCAACTGCATTGACAACGCCAAGAAGATCTGGTGGGACGTGCGCGTGCACCCGTTCTTTGACACAATAGAATTCAGGATTTGCGACTGCCCTATGCTGGTGAATGAGACTATGGCGTTTACCGCTATTTTTCAGGCAATCTGTGCCAAACTGTATAAGCTAAGATTGCAGAACCTGAAATTCATCACCTACAGCAGAGCGCTTATTAACGAAAACAAGTGGCGTGCAGCACGTTATGGCATTGACGGTAAAATGATTGACTTCGGACGTGAGTTAGAAGTCAATACCCGCTCCCTGGTGCTGGAGCTGCTGGACTTCATTGATGATGTGGTGGATGAGCTGGGTAGCCGGAATGAAATCAACTATGTGCACCAGATTCTGGAGCACGGCACCGGTGCCGACCGCCAATTGGAGGTATATAGTAAAAACCAAAGCTTCACCGATGTAGTAGATTACATTACATCCCAAACTTTACAAGGCGTTGACGTATAA